A part of Capsicum annuum cultivar UCD-10X-F1 chromosome 6, UCD10Xv1.1, whole genome shotgun sequence genomic DNA contains:
- the LOC107874819 gene encoding uncharacterized protein LOC107874819 — MDQKLPVLAKKFWKVVRVAYFMLKKGLSSKRKLMFDLNLLMKRGKIAGKTAIQNLMFHDHKNTQGHHSSSKDYYEFSCSNNSAFHLPFHLNKRINKHSDNEHVIEEHEDVSMMNAAVLKALEMLQSETASPALPGFGRTPTVRQLRITDSPFPLRDGADEGDMMSHVNEKADEFISRFYRDLRKEASAFA; from the coding sequence atggatcaaaaattgCCAGTTCTAGCAAAAAAATTCTGGAAGGTAGTTCGTGTGGCTTACTTCATGCTGAAAAAAGGGTTATCATCGAAGAGAAAACTAATGTTTGATCTCAACTTATTAATGAAACGTGGCAAGATTGCCGGCAAAACCGCCATCCAAAATCTAATGTTCCACGACCATAAGAATACACAAGGCCATCACTCATCGTCCAAAGACTACTACGAGTTCAGCTGCAGTAACAACTCAGCTTTTCACCTCCCATTCCACCTGAACAAGCGCATTAATAAGCATAGTGACAATGAACATGTCATTGAAGAACACGAAGATGTTTCAATGATGAATGCTGCTGTTTTGAAGGCATTGGAGATGCTTCAAAGTGAAACGGCATCACCTGCTTTGCCTGGATTCGGGAGGACACCTACTGTGAGGCAATTAAGGATCACTGACTCTCCTTTCCCTTTAAGAGATGGAGCAGATGAGGGTGACATGATGAGCCACGTAAACGAGAAAGCTGATGAATTCATTTCTCGATTCTACAGAGATTTGAGAAAAGAGGCCTCTGCTTTCGCTTAA